Proteins encoded together in one Miscanthus floridulus cultivar M001 chromosome 16, ASM1932011v1, whole genome shotgun sequence window:
- the LOC136514129 gene encoding protein LATERAL ROOT PRIMORDIUM 1-like, whose product MLVVAPAGSFHQHHQRVAADDPVLPLITAAQRTLVDADAAASGNGKPLVSSAGGAIQFWHQEPAADGSPGNGKKALAMWDHGRGGSGSGAAACQDCGNQAKKGCAHSRCRTCCNSRGFDCDTHVRSTWVPAARRKERLQLAGTAGASPPPPTPAATKKPRLACPTPTTTTTTNSRASTSNATTPRSFDTSSSHQDASFKDSLPRQVRGPAVFRCVRVTSVDDGAAGGSGEVAYQAAVTINGHLFRGLLYDHGAEADGRAAAVMPTASDLNLSSAAAAAAGPNMYSAASAPLILGGLGYGNTP is encoded by the exons ATGCTCGTCGTCGCGCCCGCGGGCTCGTTCCACCAGCACCACCAGCGGGTGGCCGCCGACGACCCCGTGCTCCCGCTCATCACCGCGGCGCAGCGCACCCTCGTCGACGCGGACGCCGCCGCCTCCGGCAACGGCAAGCCGCTAGTGTCGTCCGCTGGCGGCGCCATCCAGTTCTGGCACCAGGAGCCGGCCGCGGATGGGTCCCCCGGGAACGGCAAGAAGGCCCTAGCCATGTGGGACCACGGCCGCGGCGGGTCCGGGTCCGGCGCGGCGGCGTGCCAGGACTGCGGCAACCAGGCGAAGAAGGGCTGCGCGCACAGCCGCTGCCGCACGTGCTGCAACAGCCGTGGCTTCGACTGTGACACCCATGTCAGGAGCACCTGGGTGCCCGCCGCGCGCCGCAAGGAGCGCCTGCAGCTCGCCGGTACCGCCGGCGCCTCCCCTCCTCCGCCCACACCCGCCGCGACCAAGAAACCCCGCCTCGCGTGCCCGACccccacgacgacgacgacgaccaatTCTCGCGCCTCCACCTCCAACGCCACCACGCCTCGCAGCTTCGACACCTCCTCGAGCCACCAAG ACGCGTCGTTCAAGGACAGCCTGCCGCGGCAGGTGCGCGGGCCGGCGGTGTTCCGGTGCGTGCGGGTGACGTCCGTGGACGACGGCGCCGCGGGCGGCAGCGGCGAGGTCGCGTACCAGGCGGCGGTGACCATCAACGGGCACCTGTTCAGGGGCCTCCTGTACGACCACGGCGCCGAAGCCgacggccgcgccgccgccgtgatGCCCACCGCGTCCGacctcaacctcagcagcgctgCCGCGGCCGCAGCGGGCCCCAACATGTACAGCGCCGCCAGCGCCCCGCTCATCCTCGGCGGCCTGGGCTACGGTAACACACCATGA